A window of Sander vitreus isolate 19-12246 unplaced genomic scaffold, sanVit1 ctg232_1, whole genome shotgun sequence genomic DNA:
atgaattcCTCCGAAAAAAAAGTGCCAACATCCCAAAATGGAAAACCTCGAAAGAAGCTCAGAAAACATccgaaaaagcaacaaaaatgacctaaaaagaagtataaaaaaagaaaaacggcaAAAACCTTGAAAGCAGCGGCAGAAAAGTCAAAGCGTTGTCGTGTTTACATGAAACTAACGTAACATCAGAGCGCTGAGGTTAACCCTGTTGTCACGGTAACAGCTCTTATAAACCTGTGTTATTAAAAAGCCTTTCAGCTGCTGGACCACAATCAATCTCGGCTGATTGGCTCTGAGTGCATCCGTGATGTCATCAGTTCAGAGAAGCGAGGCGCCATGTTTGGAGACGGAGGACAGGGACGGTAATAATAACAGCTGATTGATGGAACGGCTGaacataacaataataataataataacgaaTGTTCTCCAATCAGAGCTCATTACTAACCACTACACTTCCTGCTTATGGCATCAAACCCCCGGCTGCGGCGGTTTAGGGTCCTCTGGCTGCAGGGTTCAAACCCCCGGCTGCAGGGTTTAGAGTCCAAAATCTTCctcaaaaaccttgaaaaaggcaacaaaaataaagcaacaaaaacatctgaaaaaccAGGAAACTGTCTAAGAAGGGCACAAAATATCGCCTGTGTTCCAAAGAGGGAACAGCGTGACATGAAGAGAcagaacaacacaaacacagacataacGCCATGAGGAACGGGCGCGGCATCGGTGACAGTTCGGGCTGAAAGGGAACATTTCAGTTAATGTAAAATGAGATAAACTAGAGAAAGATTACGTCATTTAAAGCAAATATCAGGCAGATCAGCTGATGTTGTTTAcgatgatgatgtcatcgctCAGACTCCTTTAAATGTCCtcggacagaaacacagaaacacagagcgacagagaaacacagaacacagagagacagacacagagacacagagacacagagatacagagagacacagacacagagacacagacacagagacacatagacacagagacacagagagacagagacacagagagacacagagacacagagacagagacacagagacacagacacagagagacacagagacacagagatacagagaaacacagagacacagagagacagacacagagacacagtaacacagacacagagacacagagagacacagacacagagacacagacacagagacacagacacagagagacacagagacacagagacacagagaaacacagagacacagagagacagacacagagacacagtaacacagacacagagacacagagacacagacacagagacacagacacagagacacagacacagagacagacacagagacacagagagacacagacacagagacacagtaacacggaacacagagacacagagacacagagagacagagacacagagacacggacacagagagacacagacacacagagaggcacagacacagagacacagagagacacagacacacagacacagacacataacacagagacacagacacagaacacagagagacagagagacagagacacagagagagacagagacacagcgaCAGGTGAGTCTCTCTCTAATACTATTATATGTTATTGATTATCAAAGCTTTAAACCTGCCACAGGCATGTAACAATGAACTTTGTAACACTGTAAAGTTTGGTGCCAGTTTGTCAGAACAACTCTGCAGAAAGGATGCCTGATTGATCTGTGATTGGTCTGTGATTGGTCTGTGAATGGTCTGTGATTGGTCTGTGATTGATCTGTGATTGGTCTGTGATTGGTCTGTGATTGGTCTGCAATTGGTCTGTGATTGGTCTGTGATTTTTCTGCGATTGGTCTGTGATTGATCTGTGATTGATCTGTGATTGGTCTGTGATTGGTCTGTGATTGGTCTATGAATGGTCTGTGATTGGTCTGCGATTGGTCTGTGATTGGTCTGTTTTCCACCAAGAAATGTGgacgtttttgtgtgtgtttggcttggaaGGTGGTACAGTTTGATCTGTGTCTCCTGAGGTCATGTCAGGGTCACCAATGCGGGGGTGCAGGACGGAGAAGTGATGTCATGTCCCCCTAGGGGCTCTGTATATATGCTACTACTTCAGTTCCATTAACATTCCTCGGGGCaacgttttcaaagtttctatttcAGAAATGTGCGTTTCTTTCCCAGAAATACCTGAATGAAGTTCGGAAGTTaggtagaatatatatatatatatatatatatatatatatatatatatatatatatagatagatagatagatagatagatagatagatagatagatagatagatagatagatagatagatagatagatagagagatagacatacagacagagagacagacagacagatagatagatagatagatagatagagagatagatagatgagatagatagatagatagatagatagatagatagatagaaagatagatagatagatagagagatagatagatagatagatagatagatagatagatagatagaaagatagatagatagatagagagatagagatagatagatagatagagagatagatagatagatagatagagagatagatagagatagatagatagatagagatagatagatagatagatagatagatagatagatagatagatagatagatagatagatagagagagatagatagatagatagatagatagatagagagatagatagatagatagatagatagatagatagatagatagatagagagatgagatagatagatagatagatagatagagagagagatagatgagatagatagatagatagatagatagatagatagagatagatagagagatagatagatagatagatagatagatagatagatagatagatagatagatagatagatagatagagagatagatagatagagtagatagatagatagagagatagatagatagatagatagagatagatagatagatagatagatagatagacagatagatagatagagagagagagagatagatagatagatagatagagagagatagatagatagatagatagatagatagatagatagatgaatagatagatagatgagatagatagagatagatagagagatagatgagatagatagatagatagatagatgagagatagatagatagatagatagatagatagatagatagagagatagatagatagatagatagatagatagatagatagatagatagatagatagatgaaagaCAGAtagatgaaagagagagagagatagatagggagatagatagagagatagatagatagatagatagatagatagatagatagatagatagagagatagagagatagatagatagatagagagatagatagatagatgagatagatagatagatagatagatagatagatagatagatagatagagagatagatagatagatagatagatagatgaatgaatgaatagatagatagatagatagagagagagatagatagagatagatagagagatagatagatagatagatagatagatagatagatagagagatagatagatagatagatagatagagagatagatagatagatagatagatagatagatagatagatagatagatagatagatagatagagatagagagatagatagatagatagatagatagatagagagatagatagatagatagagagagagagatagatagatagatagatagatagatagatagatagatgaaagatagatagatagatagatagatagatagatagatagatagatgagatagatagatagatagagagatagatagatagatagatagatagatagatagatagatagagagagatagatagatagatagatagatgagatagatagagatagatagatagatagagatagatagatagatagatagatgaaagagatagatagatagagatagatagatagagatagatagatagagatagatagagagatagatagatagatagatagatagatagatagatagagatagatagatagagagatagatagatagatagatagatagagatagatagatgagatagatagatagagagatagatagatagatagatagatagatagatagatagagagatagatagatagatagatagatagatagatagagagatagatagatagagagatagatagatagagagatagatagatagatagatagatagatagatagagagatagatagatagagagagagatagatagatagatagatagatagatagatagagagatagatagagagagagatagatagatagatagatagatagatagatagatagatagagatagatagatagatagatagatagagatagatagatagagagatagatagatagatagatagatagatagatagatagatagagatagatagagagatagatagatagatagatgagatagatagatagagagatagatagatagatagatagatagatagatagatagatagagagatagatagatagatagatagatagatagatagatagatagatagatagatagatagatagatagatactttatgcTTGATGAACCAGAGGACAGCAGTTGAAAAATATCCATACATCCCATAATGATGTCCCATATATCCATACATCCCAATGATGTCCCATATATCCATACATCCCAATGATGTCCCATATATCCATACATCCCAATGATGTCCCATATATCCATACATCCCATAATGATGTCCCATATATCCATACATCCCATAATGATGTCCCATATATCCATACATCCCAATGATGTCCCATATATCCATACATCCCAATGATGTCCCATATATCCATACATCCCAATGATGTCCCATATATCCATACATCCCAATGATGTCCCATATATCCATACATCCCATAATGATGTCCCATATATCCATACATCCCAATGATGTCCCATATATCCATACATCCCAATGATGTCCCATATATCCATACATCCCATAATGATGTCCCATATATCCATACATCCCAATGATGTCCCATATATCCATACATCCCAATGATGTCCCATATATCCATACATCCCAATGATGTCCCATATATCCATACATCCCATAATGATGTCCCATATATCCATACATCCCATAATGATGTCCAAAAAATATCCATACAACCCATAATTTTGTCTATAACTCTTCTTCTGCTGCAGGATGTTTGTCTCGGCGCTGCTCTGCTGTTTCTCCTTCAGTCTGCTGCGTCTCTCTTCTTCGTTGGTTCAAGGAAACCTCCAGCTGGACGACGGTGCACCTGCCGGTCGCCGCGGCAATGGCGCGTACCTGTCAGACCTGGGTCAGTGAcagccagccaatcacagagctcCGACCAAACCTCTTTCCACCGCTGCTAAAGATTGTTCCTTTTACATGGAACggttgacatgttgacataataaatatattattattgtaaatatacaataatagggttaataataataataataataatataataataattaaaaaaaaataatattatattaataataataataatgataatccATCCTATAATAATACATCCTATAAAAATACATCCAATAATAAACCATCCAATAATAAACCATCCAATAATAAACCATCCAATAATAATCCATCCTATAATAATCCATCCTACAATAACCCATCCTATAATAATCCATCCTATAATAACCCATCCTTTaataatccatccaataataaTCCATCCAACAATAATAAATCCTATaataatccatccaataataaTCCATCCAACAATAATAAATCCTATaataatccatccaataataaTCCATCCTATAATAATCCATCCAAATAATAATCCATCCTATAATAACCCATCCAATAATAATCCATCCTATAATAACCTATCCAATAATAATCCATCCTATAATAATCCATTTTATAATAATCCATCCTATAATAATCTATCCTATAATAACCCATCCTATAATAACCCATCCTATAATAACACATCCTATAATAACCCATCCAACAATAATACATCCTATAATAACCCATCCTATAATAACCCATCCAACAATAATACATCCTATAATAATCCATCCTATAATAACCCATCCTATAATAACCCATCCTATAATAACACATCCTATAATAACCCATCCAACAATAATACATCCTATAATAACACATCCTATAATAACCCTTCCAACAATAATACATCCTATAATAACCCATCCTATAATAACCCATCCTATAATAATCCATCCTATAATAATCCATCCTATAATAATCTATCCTATAATAACACATCCTATAATAACCCATCCAACAATAATACATCCTATAATAACCCATCCTATAATAACACATCCTATAATAACCCATCCAACAATAATACATCCTATAATAACCCATCCTATAATAACACATCCTATAATAATCCATCCTATAATAATCCATCCTATAATAATCTATCCTATCATAACACATCCTATAATAACCCATCCTATAATAACACATCCTATAATAACACATCCTATAATAACACATCCTATAATAACCCATCCAACAATAATACATCCTATAATAACACATCCTATAATAACACATCCTATAATAACCCATCCAACAATAATACATCCTATAATAACCCATCCTATAATAATACATCCTATAATAACCCATCCTATAATAACCCATCCTATAATAACACATCCTATAATAACACATCCTATAATAACCCATCCTGGTCACATTCtggatgtttttgaagcttCTTTCAGAcaatttttcaacgtttttgtcacttgaggttttattcaatttttttgtctcttttttttaggttttattttattttttgtgtttttttgtctctttgttttaggttttattttatttttttgtctgtttttttgtctctttgttttaggttttattttatttctttgtgtttttttgtctctttgttttaggttttattttatttttttgtgtttttttgtctctttgttttaggttttattttttttattattatttttttgtctgttttgtttggacAATTTGTTCACCGTTGTTGAAGGTTtgttccaacatttttgtctcttttctcgATACATGCAGATGTGTCCCGGGCTCCAGATTTTAATAGTTTATAGTCGAGatcccaaatatatatattgtatagtaTATAACATAGAACCACCTTCAGATGTCTTCATatcgtatatatatacatcactgCTGATGGACTTCCAGTGTCTCACATATCTGTTAATGTTTCTATCTCGGTGCTCACCAGCGATGCTGACGGTACTGATCCATTTGTctgacacgactgaagcgtggtgtcgtGACGGCAttcatccatggttgatgctccacgcccctgaccggcagctgattggacgaacgcctgacgtgggtctggctgctcgagAATTTCAACAGACTGGCATGGCgtcttgttcagaatacgatctcatattgtcctaaaatagttcaccgtaacgtgtttctgaaaacatctgaagagagaaataggccgtgcagttgctgaatctgtcttcatttcagatcaacaaaggtcagtttgaaagattttcgtctacttctgCTGGATAGTCGCATCAcgttcaacggattcatttgcataaagacgGGCATCAGCCTTCCCAGGATGCTTTGCATGCACGTTGAAGTCGCTTGACATCACCGATAGCAATAGAGTGGAGCGTGGCACGACAGAAGCGACGCACAGTCACATGGATGTGCACCGTTAGGGGTCACCAACCACGCTAACCGACAGCTAACAGcaggtgtgtttgtttctgtttcctgcagaGAGAAGCCACGCCCCCGACCCACTGCGTGACTCCGCCCTCCTTCCTGTCGACTCTGCGGAGGATCGCTTCCTGATGGATGCAGCCTCCTACGACGAGGTCGGTGGGGCTTATTCTCTaactgttagcatgttagcatgtgttagcatgttagcggATGTAAGCAGatgttagcaaatgttagcatgtgttagcatgtgttattCTAAGATACAGAGCGTTTACGTGTCCGCCACCGGTCGCCCGGACAGGCGCTAGCTGGTTGGTCTAAGGAGGAGTAAAGTGTTCAATACACTctattagggttagggtacaCTCTATTATATCTATTATCTCTATTATCTCTATTATATCTATTATCGCTATTATCTCTATTATCTCTATTATATCTATTATATCTATTATATCTATTATCTCTATTATATCTATTATATCATTATCTCTATTATATCTATTATAATCTATTATATCTATTATATCTATTATCTCTATTATCTCTATTATCTCTATTATATCTATTATCTCTATTATATCTATTATCTctattatgtatattatatcTATTATCTCTATTATCTCTATTATATCTATTATATCTATTATCTCTATTATGTATATTATCTCTATTATATCTATTATCTCTATTATGTATATTATCGCTATTATATCTATTATCTCTATTATCTCTATTATATCTATTATAGCTATTATGTATATTATCTTTATTATATCTATTATATCTATTATCTCTATTATGTATATTATCGCTATTATATCTATTATATCTATTATCTCTAATATGTATATTATCTCTATTATCTCTATTATCTCTATTATATCTATAATATCTATTATCTCTATTATGTATATTATCGCTATTATATCTATTATCTctattatgtatattatatcTATTATAGCTATTATCTCTATTATGTATATTATCTCTATTATATCTATTATCTCTATTATGTATATTATCTCTATTATATCTATTATCTCTATTATGTATATTATCTCTATTATATCTATTATCTCTATTATCTCTATTATCTATTATATCTATTATATCTATTATATCTATTATCTCTATTATATCTATTATATGTATTATAATCTATTATATCTATTATGTCTATTATCTCTATTATCTgtattatgtatattatatcTATTATAATCTATTATATCTATTATATCTATTATATCTATTATAATCTATTATATCTATTATATCTATTATATCTATTATCTCTATTATCTCTATTATAATCTATCTAGTATATCTATTATATCTATTATAATCTATTATATCTATTATAATCTATTATATCTATTATATCTattatatctatctattatatctattataatctattatatctattatatatattatatatattactgaGTCAGCATCATTGGTCTGTATTGGTTCTAGCATTGGTTAGCATGTGTTAACATTGGTTAccatgt
This region includes:
- the agrp gene encoding agouti-related protein, which translates into the protein MFVSALLCCFSFSLLRLSSSLVQGNLQLDDGAPAGRRGNGAYLSDLERSHAPDPLRDSALLPVDSAEDRFLMDAASYDEDLSAALQLQGRAMRSPRRCIPHQQSCLGYPLPCCDTCDTCYCRFFNAICYCRRVGHACPPRRT